From a single Apium graveolens cultivar Ventura chromosome 2, ASM990537v1, whole genome shotgun sequence genomic region:
- the LOC141695202 gene encoding uncharacterized protein LOC141695202: MVKLIQKRLLATQDMQQKYADPARKDVNFQEGEAVLLKISPWKGLTRFGKKGKLALQFIGPFEILGQVGKVYYELAFSPQYRHVYNIFHVSLLKKYNPDVKHVIKFEPIEIQEDLSYIEQPLKILEWQEKSLRNKLVRLVKVFWRNPKVEESTWELKCDM; encoded by the coding sequence ATGGTCAAATTGATCCAGAAAAGATTGCTTGCTACTCAAGACATGCAACAGAAGTATGCAGACCCAGCTCGAAAGGACGTGAACTTCCAAGAAGGTGAAGCAGTATTGCTAaaaatatcaccatggaaaggattgaccagatttgggaagaaaggaaaattAGCACTGCAATTcattggtccttttgaaattttgggtCAAGTGGGGAAAGTTTATTACGAGCTAGCTTTTTCGCCACAGTATCGGCATGTTTATAATATATTTCATGTGTCATTACTCAAAAAGTATAACCCAGATGTCAAGCATGTGATAAAGTTTGAGCCTATAGAAATCCAGGAAGATTTGTCTTATATAGAGCAACCCCTCAAGATACTCGAATGGCAAGAAAAAAGTCTAAGGAATAAATTAGTGAGATTAGTGAAAGTATtttggaggaatcccaaggttgaggAATCAACGTGGGAGTTAAAGTGTGATATGTGA